Proteins encoded by one window of Streptomyces clavuligerus:
- a CDS encoding type VII secretion protein EccB: MASRRDELNAYTFAKRRLIAQFLQPSTTGSEEGAPRPLRAVVPGAIAGVVVLAGFAAWGMFRPVAPRNWDTPGENVIIASRSTTRYVVLETDGEKQLHPVLNMSSAKLLLDPDKGKVIKVAESVLDKGDIPRGATLGIPYAPDRLPSAKEAGSPKRWAVCERPGDGGRTIQKAAFLLAPREQDRTEGPDRLRGGELLHVEGPDRTRYIVDASGTAYPLATGEHLLRQLVGQGRAPQRVSRAWLDTLHRGDRVDFPEVPAPGTDAGIPPSELPSALNEVGTVLEASDGARKQKYVVLPGRVAPVSDFTAELLLNSKALVHLGQGGRAERLSSGAFTPGRAFHQEKKWPQRLPEAVDSASTGQGGRNTVCLGYGGVEPGPVPAAWSAFLPTGPRLSTGSARQPQGS, translated from the coding sequence ATGGCATCACGCCGGGATGAACTCAACGCATACACCTTTGCCAAGCGAAGGCTCATCGCACAGTTTCTTCAGCCCAGTACGACCGGTTCGGAAGAGGGCGCTCCTCGTCCGCTTCGCGCCGTCGTTCCCGGGGCCATCGCCGGTGTCGTCGTTCTCGCCGGATTCGCGGCCTGGGGAATGTTCCGTCCCGTGGCTCCCAGGAACTGGGACACGCCCGGCGAGAATGTGATCATCGCCAGTAGATCCACCACCCGTTATGTCGTTCTGGAGACCGACGGGGAGAAACAGCTCCACCCGGTGCTGAACATGTCCTCCGCGAAACTGCTTCTCGACCCCGACAAGGGGAAAGTCATCAAGGTGGCCGAATCCGTACTCGACAAGGGAGACATTCCACGCGGAGCGACACTCGGCATTCCCTACGCCCCCGATCGGCTGCCCTCCGCGAAAGAGGCGGGATCGCCCAAGCGCTGGGCGGTCTGCGAACGTCCCGGTGACGGCGGACGCACCATCCAGAAGGCGGCCTTCCTCCTCGCCCCGCGGGAACAGGACAGAACCGAAGGCCCCGACCGCCTCCGCGGCGGGGAACTCCTCCATGTCGAGGGCCCCGACAGAACCCGCTACATCGTCGACGCCTCCGGGACCGCCTACCCCCTCGCCACCGGGGAACACCTCCTCCGCCAGCTCGTCGGACAGGGCCGCGCCCCCCAACGGGTCTCCCGCGCCTGGCTCGACACCCTCCACCGGGGCGACCGCGTCGACTTCCCCGAGGTCCCCGCCCCCGGCACGGACGCCGGAATCCCCCCGTCCGAGCTGCCGTCCGCACTGAACGAGGTCGGCACGGTCCTCGAAGCCAGCGACGGAGCCCGGAAACAGAAGTACGTCGTCCTGCCCGGCCGGGTCGCCCCCGTCTCCGACTTCACTGCCGAACTGCTGCTCAACAGCAAGGCCCTCGTCCACCTCGGCCAGGGCGGCCGGGCCGAACGCCTCAGCAGTGGCGCCTTCACCCCCGGCAGGGCCTTCCACCAGGAGAAGAAGTGGCCCCAGCGACTCCCGGAGGCCGTCGACTCCGCGAGCACCGGCCAGGGCGGCCGCAACACCGTCTGCCTCGGCTACGGCGGCGTCGAACCGGGTCCGGTGCCCGCCGCGTGGTCCGCGTTCCTGCCGACGGGTCCGCGGCTGTCCACCGGCTCCGCGCGTCAGCCGCAGGGCTCATGA
- the eccE gene encoding type VII secretion protein EccE — protein sequence MGTGTRARDGRISDRRRGTSRHALRSDRRSGFLRRSRGPSSRSRGPRDPAAAPPSAVTPRPLSRTRRIGPLPLRQLALAEIALALAAVGVAAGGLWTVPAAAVGGVLLLFAFARWRGQALQDRPAAALALRTRVRAARPAAAECDPSLAPVAEWVPGFGPYPYVDRERRTVGMVGDGTFLTAVVRVEANGDGLRPAFGARAFPLAVLAGALLVDDIAVESVQWVQQVRPAPAPHLPRQAPARLSYAPLQERTGAPALRLTWVAVKLDPELCRDAIRARGGGPEGAQRALVRVADHVASRVTGAGFQAVVLDQDELNAAVATAACASPRPAARAGAPEPGGRRRTAETSRVWRCDDRLHTTYAVDRWPELGRGAAPLPKPVSLLMSVPAYATTFSLALRRGAHQGSTDLSGHVRVTGGSDSELTAARRTLEQAARVARVGLVRLDREQVPGALATLPLGGAR from the coding sequence ATGGGAACGGGGACACGTGCGCGCGATGGGCGGATTTCCGATCGGCGCCGTGGAACGTCCCGCCACGCGCTCCGTTCCGACCGGCGCTCCGGGTTCCTGCGCCGCTCCCGCGGCCCGTCGTCGCGGTCACGGGGGCCGCGGGACCCGGCCGCGGCGCCTCCCTCCGCCGTGACACCGCGGCCGCTCTCCCGTACCCGCCGGATCGGCCCGCTGCCCCTGCGTCAGCTCGCCCTGGCGGAGATCGCGCTCGCCCTGGCGGCGGTCGGGGTGGCGGCGGGCGGCCTGTGGACGGTCCCTGCCGCGGCGGTCGGCGGTGTGCTGCTGCTGTTCGCGTTCGCCCGGTGGCGCGGCCAGGCGCTCCAGGACCGGCCCGCCGCCGCCCTGGCGCTGCGGACGCGGGTCCGGGCGGCGCGCCCCGCCGCCGCGGAGTGCGATCCGTCGCTCGCTCCGGTCGCCGAGTGGGTACCGGGCTTCGGACCGTATCCGTATGTGGACCGGGAGCGCCGTACGGTCGGGATGGTGGGGGACGGGACGTTCCTGACGGCGGTGGTACGGGTCGAGGCGAACGGTGACGGGCTGCGCCCGGCGTTCGGGGCACGGGCGTTCCCGCTGGCCGTGCTGGCGGGTGCGCTCCTCGTCGACGACATCGCCGTGGAGTCGGTGCAGTGGGTGCAGCAGGTGCGCCCGGCGCCCGCTCCGCATCTGCCGCGGCAGGCTCCGGCCCGGCTGTCGTACGCGCCGTTGCAGGAGCGGACGGGTGCTCCGGCGCTCCGGCTGACCTGGGTGGCCGTGAAGCTGGACCCGGAGCTGTGCCGGGACGCGATCCGGGCGCGCGGCGGCGGACCGGAGGGGGCGCAGCGCGCTCTGGTGCGGGTGGCCGACCATGTGGCGAGCCGGGTGACCGGGGCCGGTTTCCAGGCGGTGGTACTGGATCAGGACGAGCTGAACGCGGCGGTGGCGACGGCGGCGTGCGCGAGTCCGCGGCCGGCCGCGCGGGCGGGGGCGCCGGAGCCGGGTGGGCGGCGGCGGACCGCCGAGACCTCGCGGGTGTGGCGGTGCGACGACCGCCTGCACACGACGTACGCGGTGGACCGCTGGCCGGAGCTGGGGCGCGGCGCGGCTCCGCTGCCGAAGCCGGTGTCGCTGTTGATGTCGGTTCCCGCGTACGCGACGACGTTCAGTCTCGCGCTGCGGCGGGGGGCGCACCAGGGGAGTACGGACCTGTCCGGTCATGTGCGGGTGACGGGCGGTTCCGACAGCGAGTTGACGGCGGCGCGCAGGACGCTGGAGCAGGCGGCGCGGGTGGCCCGGGTGGGGCTGGTGCGGCTCGACCGCGAGCAGGTGCCGGGTGCGCTGGCGACGCTGCCGCTGGGGGGTGCGCGGTGA
- a CDS encoding SCO5717 family growth-regulating ATPase — protein MNSDRDEMRGEWDLPVDESDAEPAELTGEFTIDYTPPAWYTQNVPSAPDAPVSPGIPSVAPVAPVVPDAAPTPPTVPAAPTGQPVQPGEVLGSGQPFGGDGGEPGDTTRFSPSAPKHEFAALDAAKKAMAEREAAKAAADGGGEPGGPADRAMGAAPGTGAGSGLPDTAADTGGAGPVSGPPQHPAPEPPDPAHPAAVPTAAQGPQAPVPQGDGLPGSAPWWAPPPAPESGVPPLPPAFQPAAPASAAPGWPGPQQPAGPGSVPPGTPVPQPPGPPAAFGPPQPGYGFPPQQPGYGFPPLDPSSPAAPQSPPPQRPTAPQEAAAPPFGAPPPQDGYGYPQPPAPEGAAPLPPQQQPYPPQFPQQQPPGQGHQGPFPGQQFDPQTGAPWPTPVTHDQRERAVPGAPLGYTAAVELSSDRLLRNTRQKARSSRNPSGASRFRLGGKKEEAERLRKLELIRTPVLSCYRIAVISLKGGVGKTTTTTALGSTLATERQDKILAIDANPDAGTLGRRVRRETGATIRDLVQAIPYLHSYMDIRRFTSQAPSGLEIIANDVDPAVSTTFNDTDYRRAIEVLGRQYPIILTDSGTGLLYSAMRGVLDLADQLIIVSTPSVDGASSASTTLDWLSAHGYAELVQRSVTVVSGVRETGKMIKIEDIVAHFRTRCRGVVVVPFDEHLAAGAEVDLDMLRPRTREAYFHLSALIAEDFIRAQQQQGLWTADGNPPPTMAPPMPGYPQPGAPQGAGPYGPPPVPPQQPGPGQPYPPQPSPYGMPAQPQGGPSEPSAQHFPPLPPAAPGTPLPGAPAPGEVPPLPPQPAGWPGQQGSYPLQPPASAPQQPSTQPQQEDGPEPQPPAV, from the coding sequence GTGAACAGCGATCGGGACGAGATGCGGGGGGAGTGGGACCTTCCCGTCGACGAGTCCGACGCGGAGCCCGCCGAGCTGACGGGTGAGTTCACCATCGACTACACCCCGCCCGCCTGGTACACGCAGAACGTCCCGTCCGCGCCGGACGCGCCGGTCTCCCCTGGTATTCCGTCGGTCGCGCCGGTCGCGCCGGTCGTGCCGGACGCCGCCCCGACTCCGCCGACCGTGCCTGCCGCGCCGACGGGACAGCCGGTCCAGCCGGGTGAGGTGCTCGGCTCCGGGCAGCCGTTCGGCGGGGACGGCGGGGAGCCCGGCGACACGACACGCTTCTCCCCCTCCGCGCCGAAGCACGAGTTCGCCGCCCTGGACGCCGCGAAGAAGGCCATGGCGGAGCGGGAGGCGGCGAAGGCGGCGGCGGACGGCGGCGGAGAGCCCGGCGGACCCGCGGACCGCGCCATGGGCGCGGCGCCGGGTACAGGGGCCGGGAGCGGCTTGCCGGACACCGCCGCGGACACCGGCGGCGCCGGCCCCGTGAGCGGCCCGCCGCAGCACCCCGCCCCGGAGCCCCCGGACCCGGCGCACCCCGCTGCCGTTCCCACCGCCGCACAGGGTCCGCAGGCTCCCGTGCCCCAGGGCGACGGCCTCCCTGGGTCCGCCCCGTGGTGGGCGCCGCCGCCCGCGCCGGAGTCCGGAGTGCCGCCGCTGCCGCCCGCGTTCCAGCCCGCCGCTCCCGCGTCCGCCGCCCCGGGGTGGCCGGGCCCGCAGCAGCCCGCCGGGCCGGGGTCCGTGCCCCCGGGAACCCCGGTGCCGCAGCCGCCCGGACCGCCCGCCGCCTTCGGTCCCCCGCAGCCGGGGTACGGGTTCCCGCCGCAGCAGCCCGGGTACGGGTTCCCGCCACTGGACCCGTCGTCCCCCGCTGCGCCGCAGTCCCCTCCGCCGCAGCGGCCGACGGCCCCGCAGGAGGCCGCAGCCCCGCCGTTCGGGGCTCCGCCGCCGCAGGACGGTTACGGCTATCCGCAGCCACCGGCTCCCGAGGGCGCCGCCCCCCTGCCGCCGCAGCAGCAGCCGTATCCGCCGCAGTTCCCGCAGCAGCAGCCACCGGGGCAGGGGCACCAGGGCCCGTTCCCGGGGCAGCAGTTCGACCCGCAGACCGGCGCCCCCTGGCCCACCCCCGTCACCCACGACCAGCGGGAGCGCGCGGTGCCGGGCGCCCCGCTCGGCTACACCGCCGCCGTGGAGCTGTCCTCGGACCGGCTGCTGCGGAACACCCGGCAGAAGGCCCGTTCCAGCAGGAACCCCTCCGGGGCGTCCCGCTTCCGGCTGGGCGGCAAGAAGGAGGAGGCCGAGCGGCTGCGGAAGCTGGAGCTGATCCGTACGCCGGTGCTCTCCTGCTACCGGATCGCCGTCATCAGCCTCAAGGGCGGCGTCGGCAAGACCACCACGACGACGGCGCTCGGTTCCACACTGGCCACGGAGCGGCAGGACAAGATCCTGGCGATCGACGCCAACCCGGACGCGGGGACCCTCGGCCGCCGGGTGCGCCGGGAGACCGGTGCCACCATCCGCGACCTGGTGCAGGCGATTCCGTATCTCCACTCGTACATGGACATCCGCCGGTTCACCTCGCAGGCGCCCTCCGGTCTGGAGATCATCGCCAATGACGTCGACCCGGCGGTCTCGACGACCTTCAACGACACGGACTACCGGCGGGCGATCGAGGTCCTGGGCCGCCAGTACCCGATCATCCTCACCGACTCCGGTACCGGGCTGCTCTACAGCGCGATGCGCGGGGTGCTCGACCTGGCCGATCAGCTGATCATCGTCTCCACCCCCTCGGTGGACGGGGCCAGCAGCGCGTCGACCACGCTGGACTGGCTCTCCGCGCACGGGTACGCGGAGCTGGTGCAGCGCTCGGTCACCGTGGTCTCGGGGGTGCGCGAGACCGGCAAGATGATCAAGATCGAGGACATCGTGGCGCACTTCCGGACCCGTTGCCGCGGGGTGGTCGTGGTGCCGTTCGACGAGCATCTGGCGGCGGGCGCCGAGGTCGATCTGGACATGCTGCGGCCGAGGACCCGGGAGGCGTACTTCCATCTGTCGGCCCTGATCGCCGAGGACTTCATCCGCGCCCAGCAGCAGCAGGGGCTGTGGACCGCCGACGGCAATCCGCCGCCGACGATGGCGCCGCCGATGCCGGGGTATCCGCAGCCCGGTGCGCCGCAGGGAGCGGGTCCGTACGGGCCGCCGCCGGTGCCGCCGCAGCAGCCGGGGCCCGGACAGCCGTATCCGCCGCAGCCGTCGCCGTACGGGATGCCCGCACAGCCGCAGGGCGGGCCGTCCGAGCCCTCGGCGCAGCACTTCCCGCCGCTGCCGCCCGCCGCTCCGGGGACGCCCCTTCCGGGTGCGCCCGCGCCCGGGGAGGTCCCGCCGCTGCCGCCGCAGCCCGCCGGGTGGCCGGGGCAGCAGGGGTCGTATCCGCTCCAGCCCCCGGCGTCCGCCCCGCAGCAGCCGTCGACACAGCCGCAGCAGGAGGACGGACCGGAGCCGCAGCCGCCCGCCGTCTAG
- the mycP gene encoding type VII secretion-associated serine protease mycosin — translation MRRRTALRAPLPAFRGLVVLAAAAVPTCVGLPLPVAVADTPGRCAYPGEVYRGRPWALQRVLLDELWKQSTGTGVRVAVIDTGVDVRHPQLRAAVDVDSGVNLMPRGLKDAHGDEIERGKEDGTTDTVGHGTKVAGIIAARPRGGTGFSGLAPGATIIPVQQNDAEGNGTAETLVEAIDHAIEQRADIINISQDTAEAVEPTPLLRRAVERAVDRGVVVVASAGNDGADGNVKKTYPASYEGVLAVASSDRDNERAAFSQSGDFVGVAAPGVDIVTTVPGGGHCADNGTSFSAPYVSAVAALLKSKHPDWEPRHIVARIQQTAERATPGYDRLVGWGVVDPVRALTGDGRRIERPSAREGPTRAEAPTPAEVHLGESAAERDARLATYAVVGTGVLVAAIGGGAVALRDARRRKARITGDFR, via the coding sequence ATGAGGCGGCGGACGGCCCTGCGCGCCCCGCTGCCCGCCTTCCGCGGCCTCGTGGTTCTGGCGGCGGCCGCCGTTCCGACCTGCGTCGGCCTGCCGCTGCCCGTCGCCGTCGCCGACACCCCGGGTCGGTGCGCCTACCCCGGGGAGGTCTACCGGGGCCGCCCCTGGGCGCTCCAGCGGGTCCTGCTGGACGAGCTGTGGAAGCAGTCCACGGGTACCGGTGTACGGGTCGCGGTGATCGACACCGGAGTCGACGTCCGGCACCCCCAGCTACGGGCGGCCGTCGACGTCGACAGCGGCGTCAATCTGATGCCGCGTGGCCTCAAGGACGCGCACGGCGACGAGATCGAGCGCGGCAAGGAGGACGGCACCACCGACACCGTCGGCCACGGCACCAAGGTCGCGGGCATCATCGCCGCCCGCCCGCGCGGGGGCACCGGCTTCTCGGGGCTCGCGCCCGGTGCCACGATCATCCCCGTCCAGCAGAACGACGCCGAGGGCAACGGGACGGCCGAAACCCTGGTCGAGGCCATCGACCACGCGATCGAGCAGCGGGCCGACATCATCAACATCTCCCAGGACACCGCGGAGGCGGTGGAACCCACCCCCCTGCTGCGGCGGGCCGTGGAACGGGCCGTCGACCGGGGCGTGGTGGTCGTCGCGTCTGCGGGCAACGACGGGGCGGACGGCAACGTCAAGAAGACCTACCCCGCCTCGTACGAGGGGGTGCTGGCGGTGGCCTCGTCCGACCGTGACAACGAGCGCGCCGCCTTCTCCCAGTCGGGCGACTTCGTCGGCGTCGCCGCGCCCGGCGTCGACATCGTCACCACGGTCCCGGGCGGCGGCCACTGCGCCGACAACGGCACCAGTTTCTCCGCGCCCTATGTGTCCGCCGTGGCGGCGCTGCTCAAGAGCAAGCACCCGGACTGGGAGCCCCGCCATATCGTGGCCCGGATCCAGCAGACCGCCGAGCGGGCGACCCCGGGCTACGACCGTCTGGTCGGCTGGGGTGTCGTCGACCCCGTCCGCGCCCTCACCGGGGACGGTCGGCGCATCGAACGCCCATCCGCCCGCGAGGGCCCGACCCGGGCGGAGGCCCCCACCCCCGCCGAGGTCCACCTCGGCGAGTCCGCGGCCGAACGCGACGCCCGCCTCGCCACCTACGCCGTCGTCGGCACCGGGGTCCTGGTCGCCGCCATCGGCGGCGGAGCCGTGGCCCTCCGCGACGCCCGCCGCCGAAAGGCGCGCATCACCGGAGATTTCCGATAA
- a CDS encoding ABC transporter substrate-binding protein, whose translation MVIEVSFRTRALPALCTAAALLSVSALQSPAAADPDDGKKVLTIALSQSVDSLSPFLAQRLVSTTVHRLVYENLTNYDAADGRTIPGLATGWKSSPSKLIWTYTIRKNSTWSDGKPVTADDVAWTFNTMMKDEKAATANGNFTANFRRVTAPDPTTLVIELKRAQATMTALDIPIVPRHIWEKVGDFGSFNNDKTFPIVGNGPFVITEFKVDGFIRLKPNKTFWRGAPKFDELMLKFYKESDAAVAALRKGEVSFVHGLSPAQAAALRKTEDIEVNDAPGRRFLALAVNPGARSRDGRTFGTGHTALRDPAVRAALFHAIDRRELVDTVYQGHAVEGEGYVPPRFGAYHWRPDARQKRVYAPDVAASLLDGAGYRRNGDGRRLGKDGKPLTFRILCHATDPNETHMGKYLDSVWGKLGIDTRLECLDNVSDPWLKGDYDIAFDGWSVNPDPDFVLSIHTCDALPATPKDTGSTDNFICDREYDELYERQIAEYDPVKRIELVKRMQSRLYDTGLMNVLLYPNAVEAYRTDHIASMTTMPAAAGNLWGQDGYWSWWSAEPAEGHGEGGDGNSATEVVVGIGAFVALAVAVGLVVALRRRATADTRE comes from the coding sequence ATGGTCATAGAGGTCTCGTTCCGCACCCGCGCTCTGCCCGCTTTATGCACCGCTGCCGCGCTGCTGTCCGTCTCCGCGCTCCAGAGCCCGGCGGCGGCGGACCCGGACGACGGCAAGAAGGTCCTGACCATCGCGCTGTCGCAGAGCGTGGACTCGCTCAGCCCCTTTCTGGCGCAGCGGCTGGTCTCCACCACCGTGCACCGGCTGGTCTATGAGAATCTGACGAACTACGACGCGGCGGACGGGCGGACGATTCCCGGGCTCGCCACCGGCTGGAAGTCCTCGCCGTCCAAGCTCATCTGGACCTACACCATCCGTAAGAACTCCACCTGGTCGGACGGGAAACCGGTCACGGCCGACGATGTGGCGTGGACGTTCAACACGATGATGAAGGACGAGAAGGCGGCGACGGCCAACGGCAATTTCACCGCCAATTTCCGCAGGGTCACCGCGCCCGACCCCACCACGCTCGTCATCGAGCTGAAGCGGGCCCAGGCGACCATGACGGCGCTGGACATCCCGATAGTCCCGCGCCACATCTGGGAGAAAGTGGGCGACTTCGGCTCGTTCAACAACGACAAGACGTTCCCGATCGTCGGCAACGGGCCGTTCGTCATCACGGAGTTCAAGGTGGACGGCTTCATCCGGCTGAAGCCCAACAAGACCTTCTGGCGGGGTGCTCCGAAGTTCGACGAGTTGATGCTGAAGTTCTACAAGGAGAGCGACGCGGCGGTGGCGGCGCTGCGCAAGGGCGAGGTCTCCTTCGTGCACGGACTGAGCCCGGCGCAGGCGGCGGCGTTGAGGAAGACCGAGGACATCGAGGTCAACGACGCGCCCGGGCGGCGCTTTCTCGCGCTCGCCGTGAATCCGGGCGCGCGGTCCCGGGACGGGCGGACCTTCGGCACGGGGCACACCGCCCTCCGGGACCCGGCGGTGCGTGCGGCGCTCTTCCACGCGATCGACCGGCGGGAGCTCGTCGACACCGTCTATCAGGGCCACGCGGTGGAGGGCGAAGGATATGTCCCGCCCCGGTTCGGCGCCTACCACTGGCGGCCCGACGCCCGGCAGAAACGGGTGTACGCGCCGGATGTGGCCGCGTCGCTGCTCGACGGGGCCGGTTATCGGAGGAACGGCGACGGACGGCGGCTCGGCAAGGACGGGAAACCGCTGACCTTCCGCATTCTCTGCCATGCCACCGACCCCAACGAGACCCATATGGGGAAGTACCTCGACAGCGTCTGGGGAAAGCTCGGCATCGACACCCGTCTTGAGTGTCTGGACAATGTCTCCGACCCCTGGCTCAAGGGCGACTACGACATCGCCTTCGACGGCTGGTCCGTCAACCCCGACCCCGACTTCGTCCTCTCCATCCACACCTGTGACGCGCTTCCCGCGACGCCGAAGGACACCGGGTCGACGGACAATTTCATCTGCGACCGGGAGTACGACGAGCTGTACGAACGGCAGATCGCCGAATACGACCCGGTGAAACGCATCGAACTGGTGAAGCGGATGCAGTCACGGCTCTACGACACCGGACTGATGAATGTGCTGCTGTATCCGAACGCGGTGGAGGCGTACCGCACCGACCACATCGCCTCGATGACCACGATGCCGGCCGCGGCCGGGAATCTCTGGGGCCAGGACGGCTACTGGAGCTGGTGGTCGGCCGAGCCCGCCGAGGGGCACGGCGAGGGCGGGGACGGGAACTCGGCGACGGAGGTCGTGGTGGGCATCGGGGCGTTCGTGGCGCTCGCCGTCGCGGTGGGGCTCGTGGTGGCGCTGCGCCGCCGGGCCACGGCCGACACACGTGAGTAG
- a CDS encoding ABC transporter permease, with amino-acid sequence MSGVRAYLRHCGGKLGGAAVSLLAVLVTGFFLFRIIPGDPVKVLTHGTPTTAEELAALRRQFGLDLPLWRQFTEYCGNALTGDLGMSYQFRAPVGELIVQKLPATLLLTGVAVVLYSAIGLWLGTRTAWRHGGAGDRLHTGVALTLWSVPSFWLGLLLIVTLSVGVGPVPGLFPTGGMESGDTGGLARAVDVAHHMVLPVLTLVAVGYAQTLLVMRASVLDEMGGDYLTTARAKGLRDASVRRRHAVPNALLPTVTMIFINLGHVAAGSILVETVFSWPGLGGLFYQALRVPDLPLVQGLFMMFAGAMILMNLLADLLYPLLDPRVAR; translated from the coding sequence GTGAGCGGCGTCCGCGCCTATCTGCGCCACTGCGGCGGAAAGCTGGGCGGCGCGGCCGTCTCCCTGCTCGCCGTCCTCGTCACCGGGTTCTTCCTGTTCCGGATCATCCCCGGGGACCCGGTGAAGGTGCTCACCCACGGCACCCCGACCACGGCCGAGGAGCTGGCCGCGCTGCGCCGCCAGTTCGGCCTCGACCTGCCGCTGTGGCGGCAGTTCACCGAGTACTGCGGCAACGCGCTCACCGGCGACCTCGGGATGTCGTACCAGTTCCGCGCGCCGGTCGGGGAGCTGATCGTGCAGAAGCTGCCCGCGACGCTCCTGCTGACCGGGGTGGCCGTGGTGCTGTACTCGGCGATCGGGCTCTGGCTGGGCACCCGTACGGCGTGGCGGCACGGCGGCGCCGGTGACCGGCTGCACACCGGCGTGGCCCTCACCCTGTGGTCGGTGCCGTCCTTCTGGCTGGGACTGCTGCTGATCGTCACCCTCTCGGTGGGCGTCGGCCCCGTACCCGGGCTCTTCCCCACCGGAGGGATGGAGTCCGGCGACACCGGCGGGCTCGCGCGCGCCGTCGACGTCGCCCACCACATGGTGCTCCCGGTACTCACCCTGGTGGCTGTGGGATACGCGCAGACCCTGCTGGTGATGCGCGCGTCCGTGCTGGACGAGATGGGCGGCGACTATCTGACGACCGCGCGGGCCAAGGGGCTGCGGGACGCCTCCGTACGACGGCGGCACGCGGTCCCGAACGCGCTGCTGCCGACCGTCACGATGATCTTCATCAATCTGGGGCATGTGGCGGCCGGTTCGATCCTGGTGGAGACGGTGTTCTCCTGGCCGGGCCTGGGCGGGCTGTTCTACCAGGCGCTGCGGGTGCCGGACCTGCCGCTGGTGCAGGGGCTGTTCATGATGTTCGCCGGAGCCATGATCCTGATGAACCTCCTCGCCGACCTGCTCTACCCCCTCCTCGACCCCCGGGTGGCACGATGA
- a CDS encoding ABC transporter permease has product MSGSLVWARRRAGTARLWHAYRAQRAGLLGLVALALLALVALAAPLLVDEDIREITGAPGAPLEPPSGRFWLGTDQFGRSLLELLALGARISLTVGLLAAALSVAIGTVVGIVAGHYGGWFSTLLMRVTDWFLVMPALVLAIVLATVMSRSLWTVVVAIGVTSWPTTARLVRAQTIAVEARPYIERARVLGGGHGHIMARHVLPNVLPLVLAQTTLGISAAILTEATLAFLGLGDPTVVSWGGMLQEARATGAVSAGHWWYLAPPGLAIALVALAFTLCGRAVERVLDPKLGVGR; this is encoded by the coding sequence ATGAGCGGATCACTGGTGTGGGCCCGGCGCCGGGCGGGCACGGCCCGGCTGTGGCACGCGTACCGCGCCCAGCGGGCCGGTCTCCTCGGGCTCGTGGCGCTGGCGCTGCTGGCCCTGGTGGCGCTGGCCGCGCCGCTCCTCGTCGACGAGGACATCAGGGAGATCACCGGTGCGCCCGGCGCGCCCCTGGAGCCGCCGAGCGGGCGGTTCTGGCTGGGCACCGACCAGTTCGGGCGGTCCCTGTTGGAGCTGCTGGCCCTGGGGGCGCGGATCTCGCTGACGGTGGGGCTGCTGGCGGCGGCGCTGTCGGTCGCGATCGGCACGGTCGTCGGGATCGTCGCCGGGCACTACGGCGGCTGGTTCTCCACCCTGCTGATGCGGGTCACGGACTGGTTCCTCGTGATGCCCGCGCTGGTGCTCGCGATCGTCCTGGCGACCGTGATGTCCCGGAGCCTGTGGACGGTGGTCGTCGCCATCGGGGTGACGAGCTGGCCGACGACGGCACGGCTGGTGCGGGCGCAGACGATCGCCGTGGAGGCCCGTCCGTACATCGAGCGCGCGCGGGTGCTGGGCGGCGGGCACGGGCACATCATGGCCCGTCATGTGCTGCCGAATGTGCTGCCGCTGGTACTGGCGCAGACCACGCTGGGGATCTCGGCGGCGATCCTCACCGAGGCGACGCTGGCCTTCCTCGGGCTCGGCGACCCCACGGTGGTCTCCTGGGGCGGGATGCTCCAGGAGGCCCGCGCCACCGGCGCGGTCTCCGCCGGGCACTGGTGGTACCTGGCCCCGCCGGGGCTGGCGATCGCGCTGGTCGCGCTGGCGTTCACCCTGTGCGGACGGGCGGTCGAGCGGGTGCTCGACCCCAAGCTGGGAGTGGGCCGGTGA
- a CDS encoding DUF397 domain-containing protein, translating to MGSAQERDELYALDISGVEWISAPGTEEHEERVEIAYLPGGGVAMRSSLDHDTVLRYTAAEWEAFVLGARDGEFDLQ from the coding sequence ATGGGCAGCGCGCAGGAGAGGGACGAGCTGTACGCCCTCGACATCTCGGGCGTCGAGTGGATCAGTGCCCCCGGCACGGAGGAGCACGAGGAGCGGGTCGAGATCGCCTATCTGCCGGGCGGGGGTGTCGCGATGCGGTCCTCCCTGGACCATGACACGGTGCTGCGGTACACGGCGGCGGAGTGGGAGGCGTTCGTCCTCGGGGCACGCGACGGAGAGTTCGATCTGCAATGA